From the genome of Sphingobacterium sp. UGAL515B_05:
GCCAACAGGATGTAGCAAAAAAATTAGGGATTTCCATTCCCGCATTTTCAAAAATAGAAACCGGCATTACCGATCTTAACCTCTCCAGATTAATCCAGATCGCCAAGTTATTTAATTTTACAGCGGTGCAGCTTTTATCTTTTTCTGAAACAGATGACGTAAATGATTATGTTGACGGAATAACTTCAATTCAGCAAAAGCTGAAAGAACGGGAAGAGGAAATAATCCAGCTTCAGAAAAAAGCTATCGATCTCTATAGTCAGCTGTATAAGGATTGAAACTTCCAGTGGATTCTCTACACAGGCATTCATATCATATATCATTTTAATCTTAAAACGCTAACTGTATATAGATATCCGTATGAAAGCTGTTGCTCTTAATATTACGTTGAAATTTGTAAATTTGATCGCTGATTAGCTGTTTAAACAGCATACCATCTGGCCTTTTGAAAATTCTACAATGGACGCTACTGCAGAAAATAAGCTATTGATTTCGCTCTCCAATGGAAACGAACAGTGTTTTTTTGCTTTATATGACCGGTATAGTCAAGCCTTATTTTCCACTATTTTTCGAATGGTTAAAGATAAGCAGGTCAGTGAAGAGATCGTGCAAGATGTATTTCTGAAAGTTTGGCAAAAAAGAGCCAGCATCGATCCAAACCGAAGCTTTAAATCGTGGATTTTTACCATAGCTAAAAATGATGTTATTTCTTGGTATAGAAAATTAGCCAAAGAAACCGCGATGCAGGAAAACTTATACCAACATTTCGAGCAGCTCTACATCATGGAAAAAGAGGGTGATATACATGAGAAACAGGCCGCGTTATTAGAAAGAGCACTCGATACCTTAAGTGAGCGTAGAAAAGAAATTTTTATTTTATGTAAACTTGAACAGAAAAGTTACGAAGAAGTTGCGCAAAAACTGAACATTTCTGTTTCGACAGTGAGTAATGCCATGGTCAAATCCAATCAACATATCCGCCAATTTGTACAAGACCATTATGATGAAATTTTAGCGATTCTTGTAGCATTCTATTTTTTTTAAAAAAATCAAGATTACGATAGTGTTTTTGCTAATAAGTTGCGTATTAACTTATAGATATGGCAAAAAAAATAGATAATATTTACAAGAGCTATTTAGAGGGACGTATTAATCGGGTGGATCTCGATTGGTTGCTGCATTATTTTGAATATGCCAGCGACGAAGAATTGGAACGTCTAACTTCGATTGCTTCGAATGTCTTTGAGGAGGAGCAAACCGAACAATCCTTTGCTCCGCATATTGCCATTGTAAAGCAACGTTTGAAAGAGAGTCTAAACAAACCCAAGAACCAGCCGATCCGATTAAGACAAAGACTGCAATGGTGGGCAGCAGCTTCGATCTTGTTGGTAGCGGGATTGGCGACTTGGTTTTATTTGGGACAAGGCCCAAAAACTACCGATGTCACTGCGCCTTCAGCACCCACATTGTATGTTAAAGATAAGTCCGGAAAAGAAATTGCCATATTGCCCAAGACTGATTCTGTATGGCAGATAGGGGACATTGCATTTTCCCGTATCGACAGTCAAACCGTAAAAGTAATGGCGCTTGGCAAAAATCCAAGCTTGCAAACGATCTATACCCCCAATTCGGACTTTAGGCTTGTTCTGGAAGATGGTACTAAGATCACAATGAATGCCGCCTCCACCCTTAAATTTCAGGTTCCTTTTGATGCCGTCAAAAGAGACGTATCCTTAGACGGTGAAGGATATTTTGAGGTCACTCATGATGCCCGGAGGCCATTTACAGTAACTGCTGGTGCTGCAAAAGTCGAAGTGCTCGGAACCGTATTTAACGTACGCAATTATGCAAGCGATGGCCATGTTACCACTTCCCTCCTGTCTGGACGGATCGCTTTAAGTAAATCGGGCACAGCTGAAAGGATGATACTTCGTCCAGGGGAAACAGCTGTAACCGATCAAAAAGGAATACATATCCAACATCTAACGCCAAAACAAGCTGTCGCATGGACGGCCGGCTACTTTGATTACCGGGATCAGTCACTTCGCGTAATTCTGTCTGATCTGTCAAGATGGTACGGTGTTGATGTTGATACCATCGCGCTACCGACAGATCGGTCGATTTATATGAAGGTCCGGAAAAATATCTCCCTACAGGAAATGTTACGGCTCTTAAATGAAGCGAGCGCCTTAGATTTTCAATTGAACAATAAAAAGATCGTTTTAAAAACAACCATCAAAAAATAAAAACAACTAAATAGTACATTTACCTTCATCTACCATGTCACACCTAACCAAAAAGCGACCGGTATTTTTGCGGAAATACCTGAGTTTGGCCGCTGGAATTGCCCTGATGAGCATGATCGACCCCTATGAATTACATGCACAGCAGGTCGAATTGAACTTTAAAAATGCCAATGTCAAAGAGGTCATTA
Proteins encoded in this window:
- a CDS encoding helix-turn-helix transcriptional regulator; the protein is MNKVGKKIRLLRHQKGWSQQDVAKKLGISIPAFSKIETGITDLNLSRLIQIAKLFNFTAVQLLSFSETDDVNDYVDGITSIQQKLKEREEEIIQLQKKAIDLYSQLYKD
- a CDS encoding RNA polymerase sigma-70 factor produces the protein MDATAENKLLISLSNGNEQCFFALYDRYSQALFSTIFRMVKDKQVSEEIVQDVFLKVWQKRASIDPNRSFKSWIFTIAKNDVISWYRKLAKETAMQENLYQHFEQLYIMEKEGDIHEKQAALLERALDTLSERRKEIFILCKLEQKSYEEVAQKLNISVSTVSNAMVKSNQHIRQFVQDHYDEILAILVAFYFF
- a CDS encoding FecR family protein; the protein is MAKKIDNIYKSYLEGRINRVDLDWLLHYFEYASDEELERLTSIASNVFEEEQTEQSFAPHIAIVKQRLKESLNKPKNQPIRLRQRLQWWAAASILLVAGLATWFYLGQGPKTTDVTAPSAPTLYVKDKSGKEIAILPKTDSVWQIGDIAFSRIDSQTVKVMALGKNPSLQTIYTPNSDFRLVLEDGTKITMNAASTLKFQVPFDAVKRDVSLDGEGYFEVTHDARRPFTVTAGAAKVEVLGTVFNVRNYASDGHVTTSLLSGRIALSKSGTAERMILRPGETAVTDQKGIHIQHLTPKQAVAWTAGYFDYRDQSLRVILSDLSRWYGVDVDTIALPTDRSIYMKVRKNISLQEMLRLLNEASALDFQLNNKKIVLKTTIKK